The following nucleotide sequence is from Glycine max cultivar Williams 82 chromosome 9, Glycine_max_v4.0, whole genome shotgun sequence.
tttaattgttatctttcttaattttatgatttttaatatattttaatcaatgagAGACTCAGAAAATATGTATGAGGGAGTGTGTTAAAAAGTGTGTTATTAGTACTTCTTTGGTTATATTGTTGTGAGATGATAAAAAGAATGGGTGAAATGGAATTATGCAGATTTGGTGCAATCTGATAGCATTGAGGAGACAGAAACATGTCGCATTGTTTCTAGGCAAGTTATTGAAGAGGAATAAGATTTGATGTTGGAAGTGCTTTGATGCTACAAATTGTTTTGGTTGGAGCTGAAAATTATACATTGATGCAGGTGGCCTATGGGCATATTACATGTGCAATGAGGTTTATTATCAGTATATTGGGAGGATTGATTATTATATTGGAGGTCTTTGGCATGTTGTGGGTGGCTAGGAAACAAAATGTTCTTTTGGGGGATGGGATAGTAATTGCTTTGTAATgcttaagttttggtttttgtCACTTTTTGTACCGTGGCTTTCAGGTTTGGATCACCACAAGCTTGTGGTGTAACCAATTctgtttcttttaaaaacaaattttctggcttttaaaaaacaaaaaaatataaatgattttaaaaacccACTATGATAGAAAGAAGTGTGTTAagaagaaaacattttccactCAAAATCTTGGTAGTAATGCTTATGACTAACGGATCAAATTTTTGTCTACATTGTACAGAATGACAAAGTCGTGTCATACACCCACTATGTACAGCATATTTAGTCTCTTGGACACACCATAATCTTCAATCTACTAGATCATGcataatacaaataaaagtaacaaaaaatGACTACTTTGTCATAAAATCAAACTTTctaatattatgaaatttagcaGATGACACAGCCTCTGGGATTCTCTTCGTAACTTGAGACATAGTAACTTTGAGTATACTGTGATGTCATATGATAATAAAGGGGATAAGGTTCATGGAGCTTTAGAGGAACAGGTACTTTTGCTGGCTCCACATTCTCCTTCTTATTCTCTTCTGCTTGTCCAACTGAAACTAGTTCAGTGTGACAACACTTTCGTAGTTTGGACACTGCACTCACTGGATCAATATCCCCCAACACGATCATTTTCATGTCTTTCATGTCAACAGAAACTGATTCAACCCCTGCAACATAATTACATACacaattttgttaataaaaaccATTGATTCCTTGATGCtgcatgatatatattttacttcttgaaacaaaaacaaagatgtAATAGGGTGAAAATTTTGGTTCACCTGAAAGGCCAGATGCTGTCTTCATAGCTTTTTGCTTGATTCTATCACCATGTAAGTCCAACTTTAACACTACTTTCTGTTACACAACAAATGAAAGAGCTGTTAAGACCCCACAGTTAATTACTTCTACATCTAAAACATGAGGTAATTAAGTTAAGACCCCCACAATTAATTACTTCTAGTGGAATCAAAATAGTGTAAAGCTCTGAGGAAATTAAACTATCAATTAGAAACATTGATTAATTAGAGGATATCGATGAAGGTGAGgaaattataaagaaattaataggTTGCATCTAGTTCTGACCTTCATTGTTGTTAAAGCTTGCTTGTGAGAGCTAAGCAATAATTGTTTGGCGACAAATGACAATTGCAAAGGAAGGCGAAGAGGTAACTATGACTTTtattttggaaatgaaattgtGATGAGAGTATATCTGAGATTGAGCAACATTTATAGTAGCATGTGGCGTGAGACAAAGTGCAGTCCAGTCAAGTCAAGTCAACCCAAGTCCACCTATGCATAAAGTACTATATGGTCTTCAAAACTTTGATAGTACAATTTGTTTGTTTACACAATTTACGCGGTAGAATTTGGAAACCGTGTCATCATTAAACTTTGCATCCTCCACAGAAAGTGAATCGAcgcaattttataaaaaagtgcAATCATTGAAGGCTGTAGGGAAAATGATAGTACAGCCTTACATCTTGCTTCCCGGTTACATCCcggaaatataaataaaaaaagtaaatagcgATCAAGTTGGAAAATTTTGGTCATTGTTTTACTGTGACAATGACGTCAACATGGCTTACCACCAATGACAGATTCAATTTTTTagcgaaaaaaaaaacaacctataatatttttgaagaaaaaaatattataaacttcTAAAGAAATTAGTAACGGTTAAGAGTAAGAatttaaagaagataaaattagtaatagtttatttttggtttaattatacatttaatctcttaattatattttaaggttGAATTTGacaattcaattattaaaaagtttaatttatttccaaaattatttaaaatgaaataattatacCTTCTCCGCTAAATCCCTTAATTTGAATcactaaatatttaattttaaattgcttgcttaaccaatgtaaaaaatgttttatttttaaattggttACTATAAATATTGATGTAAAAAACTTCTTTGTTCGCATTAGCTAATAGTTTTGAAGATCACaagaatcaatatttttttcaaattctttcaaatttGTAAACATAACAACGATGTTTTTGGATGGGTTTTGTTCGAAATTAAATAagggtaaatagtcacttttgttcTTAAATGTGTAATTCGCATGCgtccttgaaagatgaaaatataaaatttagtatcGGAAAAAGTAAAAAGTGTAACAAGTATATTCAAGTGTTAATTTTCGTCCGTCGccattaataaaatagcctaTGTGACACAAAATGACGAATTTGTCATTGAAATGATTGCCAACACCATGCTAACTAGATTGAACAAAAATGTCACTAAGATACCATTTTTAGACGTAAATGTCAGTCATTTTTTGTTAGACGAAAataccaatatttttttattggaggaaaatgttaataattgttttttacttatatatcaGTACGTTCCATTGGACACAAAATGTTAATAAGTTACCGTTATTGAACAAAAATGtgagtaatttttatattgggcttaaatattagtatgtttctattggactaatttgttagatttgaaatttcatttcatttaatggtaaaatataattttaggataaatttttaccatttttaattgttacaagaataacattacaataatcacttaaaaaaatatattgccaaacataatttaaaacaaacataataataactataatattgattatcaatCATAATTTGTCTGTCACAATAGAAATTATCCAAAACATATATTGTACCGGTTCACCAAGATAAAACATTGCAACAGCGTACcaatcattacaaatttttccaaattatcccaaaagataaatatatctcaTATTTCACTTCTTTGAATCTTGACTATTTTATTAGTGGTGACGGACACAAGTTAACAGACGAatatatttgttgtattttttacacttttgggtactaaattttgtatttttatctttcaaggaCGCATTTATCAGCAAATTACACattaaaagacaaaaatgattatttaccgATTAAATAATCTACAAAAACTCAACTAATGTGGTGAAAGACAATCTCAATAGAGCAAAATCGAGAGTTGAGTTTGTGGTGGAGGTTAGTGGTGCGATAGTGTTTGGGTTCTTAGTGGAGTTTGGTTGCGCGATTATATCTGGGTGGCATCGGTTGTTGGTGGCATGACGATACACAATGGTAGTGCGACGATGCATGATGGTGGAGGTTGATGGTACGACGATGGGCGGTGTGCAATGGTTGAGGTTGGTGGCATGACAATGCGTGCTGTGCAATGGTGGTTGTGTGCAGTAGCATGTGGTGGCGATGCTTGTTTGGGCGGAGTTCATGGAGGTTGGGTCAATGAAATGAAAGGAAGAGGGAGATGGATCAACGTCATGAAAATAACGAAAAGGGCatgattgttatattttttaacaattgagAGACCAAATTGAATCTTTTAATAATCTAGTGATCAAATtgaactttaaaatataattaagggatcaattgtataattaagttttt
It contains:
- the LOC100810164 gene encoding heavy metal-associated isoprenylated plant protein 39; the encoded protein is MKKVVLKLDLHGDRIKQKAMKTASGLSGVESVSVDMKDMKMIVLGDIDPVSAVSKLRKCCHTELVSVGQAEENKKENVEPAKVPVPLKLHEPYPLYYHMTSQYTQSYYVSSYEENPRGCVIC